The following are encoded together in the Mycolicibacterium arabiense genome:
- a CDS encoding TM0106 family RecB-like putative nuclease, with product MFLTGGADRQVVYSASDLAAAARCEYALLRSFDGQLGRSPRITTDDALLARTAQLGDEHEQRHLDQLRDELDGNAVVIGKPTYTVAGLTAAAEATRAAVEHRAPAIYQAAMFDGRFVGFADFLILEPTDDGGQYRLRDTKLARSVKVEALLQLAAYADTLQRSGVPVAPEVELVLGDGAIARYRIDELLPVYLPRRAALQRLLDDHLAGDAPVTWEDESVRACFRCPECEVQVRAHDDLVLVAGMRVSQRARLLDAGITTVRELADHDGAVDELAARTVAALTAQARLQVADRVDGKPPYEVIDAQPLMALPDANKGDLFFDFEGDPLWTVDGREWGLEYLWGVLSVTDEFTPFWAHDRASERQALVDFLAFVRKRRKRYPGMHVYHYAAYEKSTLLRLAGRYGVGENEVDDLLRSGTLVDLYPLVRKSIRVGTESYSIKYLEPLYMGNELRDGEVTTATDSITQYAEFTALRDAGRADDAAVVLKQIEDYNRYDCRSTRRLRDWLMARAIDSGVPPRGPQQVRDEAAAATVEIADDLERRLLKFAGDGTEERTPEQTAVAMVSAARGYHQREDKPFWWAHFDRINNPVDEWADDGGVFMVDSAEVVADWHKPAKARKQQRQLRVTGELASGELGRELYALYAPPGPAGLAGDPDRRVWGSATPVDCDDPSMPTEVVIMEREPKDGGCFDETPFALTPGPPIGKKPLQTAIESAATLIGAILPNLPADAVTDILLRRPPRTVSGGGLPRTGQTVDDITAALLDLDSSYLAVHGPPGTGKTYTSAHVIARLVARGWRVGVVAQSHAVVENLLGCVIEAGVDPQRVGKKKSPGGPWQDVDEKDYPGFIADHDGCVIGGTAWDFANDGRVPRGSLDLLVVEEAGQFCLANTIAVAAAATNLLLLGDPQQLPQVSQGTHPEPVDHSALGWLVDGEHTLPPERGYFLDLSYRMHPAVCAPVSRLSYDGRLHSREDVSAARRLDGVVPGVRVLAVNHDGNSTESPEEADAIVGEIERLLGSTWTDEGGPTALAQRHVLVVTPYNAQVQMLRRRLDAAGLADVEVGTVDKFQGRQAPVVFVSMTASSADDVPRGISFLLNRNRLNVAISRAKYAAVIVRSLHLTDYLPSTPDGLIGLGAFLALTDACDTPAQ from the coding sequence ATGTTCCTGACCGGAGGCGCCGACCGCCAAGTCGTCTACAGCGCTTCGGATCTCGCTGCGGCCGCGCGCTGCGAGTACGCCCTGCTGCGGTCGTTCGACGGTCAGCTCGGGCGGAGCCCGCGGATCACGACCGACGATGCGCTGCTCGCCCGCACCGCCCAGCTCGGCGACGAGCACGAGCAGCGTCACCTCGACCAGCTCCGCGACGAACTCGACGGCAACGCGGTGGTCATCGGCAAGCCGACCTACACCGTCGCCGGGCTGACCGCTGCCGCCGAGGCCACCCGGGCCGCCGTCGAGCACCGTGCCCCCGCCATCTACCAGGCCGCCATGTTCGACGGTCGGTTCGTCGGGTTCGCCGACTTCCTGATCCTCGAACCCACCGACGACGGCGGCCAGTACCGGCTGCGCGACACCAAGCTGGCCCGCTCGGTGAAGGTGGAGGCGCTGCTGCAGCTCGCCGCCTACGCCGACACGTTGCAGCGCAGCGGCGTGCCGGTGGCGCCCGAGGTCGAACTGGTGCTCGGCGACGGCGCCATCGCCCGCTACCGGATCGACGAGCTGCTCCCCGTGTACCTGCCGCGGCGGGCCGCGCTGCAGCGCCTGCTCGACGACCACCTGGCCGGCGACGCGCCGGTCACCTGGGAGGACGAGTCGGTCCGGGCGTGCTTCCGCTGCCCGGAGTGCGAGGTCCAGGTGCGCGCCCACGACGACCTCGTGCTCGTCGCGGGCATGCGGGTGAGCCAGCGCGCGCGTCTGCTCGATGCGGGCATCACGACCGTGCGCGAGCTGGCCGACCACGACGGCGCCGTCGACGAACTCGCCGCGCGCACGGTCGCGGCGCTCACTGCTCAGGCGCGACTGCAGGTGGCCGACCGGGTGGACGGCAAGCCGCCGTACGAGGTCATCGACGCCCAACCCCTGATGGCGCTGCCCGACGCGAACAAGGGCGACCTGTTCTTCGACTTCGAGGGCGACCCGCTGTGGACCGTCGACGGCCGCGAGTGGGGCCTGGAGTACCTGTGGGGCGTCTTGAGCGTGACCGACGAATTCACCCCGTTCTGGGCGCACGACAGGGCCAGTGAACGTCAGGCGCTCGTCGACTTCCTCGCGTTCGTGCGCAAGCGGCGCAAGCGCTACCCCGGCATGCACGTCTACCACTACGCGGCCTACGAGAAGAGCACGCTGCTGCGGCTGGCAGGCCGCTACGGCGTCGGCGAGAACGAGGTCGACGACCTGCTCCGCAGCGGTACCCTCGTCGACCTCTATCCGTTGGTGCGCAAGAGCATTCGGGTCGGCACCGAGAGCTACAGCATCAAGTACCTCGAGCCGCTGTACATGGGCAACGAGCTGCGTGACGGCGAAGTCACCACGGCCACCGACTCGATCACGCAGTACGCCGAGTTCACGGCGCTGCGCGACGCCGGACGCGCCGACGACGCGGCCGTCGTGCTCAAGCAGATCGAGGACTACAACCGCTACGACTGCCGGTCGACGCGCAGGCTGCGCGACTGGCTGATGGCCCGCGCGATCGATTCCGGGGTGCCTCCGCGCGGACCACAGCAGGTCCGCGACGAGGCCGCCGCCGCGACGGTGGAGATCGCCGACGACCTCGAACGCAGGCTGCTGAAGTTCGCAGGCGACGGCACCGAGGAGCGCACCCCCGAACAGACCGCCGTCGCGATGGTCTCGGCAGCGCGCGGTTACCACCAGCGCGAGGACAAGCCGTTCTGGTGGGCGCACTTCGACCGCATCAACAACCCGGTCGACGAATGGGCCGACGACGGCGGGGTGTTCATGGTGGACAGCGCCGAGGTCGTCGCCGACTGGCACAAGCCTGCCAAGGCCCGCAAGCAGCAGCGCCAGCTCCGGGTCACCGGCGAACTCGCCTCCGGCGAACTCGGCAGAGAGCTGTATGCGCTGTACGCGCCGCCGGGTCCGGCGGGCCTCGCCGGCGACCCCGACCGACGGGTGTGGGGTTCGGCCACACCGGTGGACTGCGACGATCCGTCGATGCCGACCGAGGTCGTCATCATGGAGCGCGAACCGAAGGACGGCGGCTGCTTCGACGAGACACCGTTCGCCCTGACACCCGGCCCGCCGATCGGCAAGAAGCCGCTGCAGACCGCGATCGAGTCGGCGGCGACGTTGATCGGCGCCATCCTGCCGAACCTGCCCGCCGACGCCGTCACCGACATCCTGCTGCGGCGCCCGCCGCGCACCGTCAGCGGCGGCGGGCTCCCCCGCACCGGTCAAACCGTCGACGACATCACCGCGGCGCTGCTCGACCTCGACTCGTCGTATCTCGCCGTGCACGGTCCGCCTGGCACGGGCAAGACCTACACCTCGGCCCACGTCATCGCGCGACTCGTCGCCCGCGGGTGGCGCGTGGGCGTGGTCGCGCAGTCGCACGCCGTGGTCGAGAACCTGCTCGGGTGCGTGATCGAGGCGGGCGTCGACCCGCAGCGCGTCGGCAAGAAGAAGAGCCCCGGCGGACCGTGGCAGGACGTCGACGAGAAGGACTACCCCGGGTTCATCGCCGACCACGACGGTTGCGTGATCGGCGGCACGGCATGGGATTTCGCCAACGACGGACGCGTCCCCAGGGGCAGCCTGGACCTGCTCGTCGTCGAGGAGGCGGGCCAGTTCTGCCTCGCCAACACGATCGCCGTGGCGGCCGCGGCGACGAACCTGCTGCTGCTCGGCGACCCGCAGCAGCTACCACAGGTCAGCCAGGGCACCCACCCGGAGCCGGTCGACCACTCCGCGCTCGGATGGCTCGTCGACGGCGAGCACACGCTCCCGCCGGAGCGCGGCTACTTCCTCGACCTCTCGTACCGGATGCATCCGGCGGTGTGCGCGCCGGTGTCACGGCTGTCCTACGACGGCCGCCTGCACTCGCGGGAGGACGTCAGCGCTGCCCGCCGCCTCGACGGCGTCGTGCCCGGGGTGCGCGTGCTGGCGGTGAACCACGACGGCAACTCCACCGAGAGCCCGGAGGAGGCCGACGCGATCGTCGGCGAGATCGAACGGCTGCTCGGCTCGACGTGGACCGACGAGGGCGGCCCCACGGCGCTCGCCCAGCGGCACGTCCTGGTCGTCACCCCGTACAACGCCCAGGTGCAGATGCTGCGCCGCCGCCTCGACGCCGCAGGCCTGGCCGACGTCGAGGTGGGCACGGTCGACAAGTTCCAGGGCAGGCAGGCGCCGGTCGTGTTCGTCTCGATGACGGCGTCCTCGGCCGACGACGTCCCGCGCGGAATATCGTTCCTGCTCAACCGGAATCGGCTCAACGTCGCGATCAGCCGGGCGAAGTACGCTGCGGTGATCGTCCGGTCGCTCCACCTCACCGACTACCTGCCGTCCACGCCCGACGGGTTGATCGGTCTCGGCGCGTTCCTCGCGCTGACCGACGCCTGTGATACACCCGCACAGTGA
- a CDS encoding LppP/LprE family lipoprotein — MRAKRRVLGPAVLAAVLLAGCGSSDSTVSKTPEGSASVAPTAMSAPPPVEPTIAAGPTATPPPADPCAVNLAAPEIAKAVSELPRDPRSNQPWSPEPLAGNYNECAQLSAVVIKANTNADNPNTRAVLFHLGKFIPTGVPDTYGFNGIDDTATTGDTVALMYSSGSTGLKSVVRFRWNGNGVELIGNTG; from the coding sequence GTGCGGGCGAAGCGACGGGTTCTGGGTCCCGCAGTGCTGGCGGCCGTGCTGCTCGCCGGCTGTGGTTCCAGCGATTCGACCGTCTCCAAGACCCCGGAGGGCAGCGCGTCCGTCGCGCCGACCGCCATGAGCGCACCACCGCCCGTGGAACCGACGATCGCCGCGGGACCGACCGCGACGCCCCCGCCCGCAGATCCGTGCGCGGTGAACCTCGCGGCACCCGAGATCGCGAAGGCGGTCTCCGAACTGCCCCGCGATCCGCGGAGCAATCAGCCCTGGAGTCCCGAGCCGCTCGCGGGCAACTACAACGAGTGCGCGCAGCTGTCGGCGGTGGTCATCAAAGCCAACACCAACGCCGACAACCCGAACACCCGCGCGGTGCTGTTCCACCTCGGCAAGTTCATCCCGACCGGTGTGCCCGACACCTATGGATTCAACGGCATCGACGACACCGCGACCACCGGCGACACGGTGGCGCTGATGTACTCGAGCGGCTCGACGGGACTCAAGAGCGTGGTGCGGTTCCGCTGGAACGGCAACGGCGTCGAGCTGATCGGCAACACGGGCTAG
- a CDS encoding DEAD/DEAH box helicase: MTSPDSDASSTETTFADLQIHPEVLRAVADVGYETPSPIQAATIPAMLAGSDVVGLAQTGTGKTAAFAIPILSKIDTNSRITQALVLAPTRELALQVAEAFSRYGAHLRVNVLPVYGGSSYGPQLAGLKRGAQIVVGTPGRVIDHLDKGSLDLSHLDYLVLDEADEMLQMGFAEDVERILEGTPEYKQVALFSATMPPGIRKITSKYLHDPVQVKVESKTATADNITQRYIQVAGPRKMDALTRLLEVEPFEAMIVFVRTKQATEEVAEKLRARGFSAAAINGDIAQAVRERTIAQLKDGSIDILVATDVAARGLDVERISHVLNYDIPHDPESYVHRIGRTGRAGRSGTALLFVSPRERHLLNSIERVTRQKLVESQLPSVDDVNAQRVEKFRDSITNGLSNPGIDLFRKLIEAYERDHDVPMADIAAALALQSHDGGEFLMTEPPPEKRRERPDRDDGPPRKRRDTRDDLATYRIAVGKRHKVMPGAIVGAIANEGGLHRSDFGHIAIRPDYSLVELPRKLSHETLKKLEHTKIQGVPINLTLDRGPKPYRGNKPK; this comes from the coding sequence ATGACGTCGCCTGATTCGGATGCCTCGAGCACCGAGACCACCTTTGCCGACCTGCAGATACACCCCGAGGTGCTGCGGGCCGTCGCCGACGTCGGCTATGAAACGCCGTCGCCGATCCAAGCCGCAACCATTCCCGCGATGCTGGCGGGCTCCGACGTGGTCGGGCTCGCCCAGACCGGGACGGGCAAGACCGCAGCGTTCGCGATCCCGATCCTGTCGAAGATCGACACCAACAGCCGCATCACGCAGGCGCTGGTACTGGCCCCGACCCGCGAACTCGCCCTGCAGGTCGCAGAGGCATTCAGCCGCTACGGCGCCCACCTGCGGGTCAATGTCCTGCCGGTGTACGGCGGCTCCTCGTACGGCCCGCAGCTGGCAGGTCTCAAGCGCGGCGCGCAGATCGTGGTGGGCACGCCAGGCCGCGTGATCGACCACCTGGACAAGGGCAGCCTGGACCTCTCGCATCTGGACTACCTGGTGCTCGACGAGGCCGACGAGATGCTGCAGATGGGCTTCGCCGAGGACGTCGAACGCATCCTCGAGGGCACCCCGGAGTACAAGCAGGTGGCGCTGTTCTCGGCCACCATGCCCCCGGGCATCCGCAAGATCACCAGCAAGTACCTACACGACCCGGTGCAGGTGAAGGTCGAGTCGAAGACCGCGACCGCCGACAACATCACCCAGCGCTACATCCAGGTCGCGGGCCCGCGGAAGATGGACGCGCTGACCCGCCTGCTCGAGGTCGAGCCGTTCGAGGCGATGATCGTCTTCGTCCGCACCAAGCAGGCCACCGAAGAGGTCGCCGAAAAGCTGCGCGCCCGCGGGTTCTCCGCCGCGGCCATCAACGGCGACATCGCCCAGGCCGTGCGCGAGCGGACCATCGCGCAGCTCAAGGACGGGTCGATCGACATCCTCGTCGCGACCGACGTCGCCGCCCGTGGCCTCGACGTCGAGCGCATCTCGCACGTGCTGAACTACGACATCCCGCACGACCCCGAGTCCTACGTGCACCGGATCGGCCGCACCGGCCGCGCCGGACGATCGGGCACCGCGCTGCTCTTCGTGTCGCCGCGGGAGCGGCACCTGCTCAACTCCATCGAGCGGGTCACGCGGCAGAAGCTCGTCGAGTCGCAGCTGCCGTCGGTCGACGACGTCAACGCCCAGCGCGTGGAGAAGTTCCGCGACTCGATCACCAACGGCCTGAGCAACCCGGGCATCGACCTGTTCCGCAAGCTGATCGAGGCCTACGAGCGCGATCACGACGTGCCGATGGCCGACATCGCCGCGGCCCTGGCGCTGCAGAGCCACGACGGTGGCGAGTTCTTGATGACCGAACCGCCGCCGGAGAAGCGTCGCGAGCGTCCGGATCGCGACGACGGCCCCCCGCGCAAGCGGCGCGACACTCGCGACGACCTCGCCACCTACCGCATCGCGGTCGGCAAGCGGCACAAGGTGATGCCTGGCGCCATCGTCGGGGCGATCGCGAACGAGGGCGGCCTGCATCGCAGCGACTTCGGACACATCGCGATCCGGCCGGACTACTCGCTCGTCGAGCTGCCCAGGAAGTTGTCGCACGAGACGCTCAAGAAGCTCGAGCACACCAAGATCCAGGGTGTGCCGATCAACTTGACGCTCGATCGCGGCCCCAAGCCTTATCGAGGCAACAAGCCGAAGTGA
- a CDS encoding acyltransferase family protein produces the protein MFRPDTAEGGLESAGRSRVDSLTGIRAVAAILVVLTHAAYTTGKYTHGYLGLVYSRMEIGVPIFFVLSGFLLFSPWVRAAARGGASPSVSRYAWHRVRRIMPAYVVTVLVAYALYHFRMAGPNPGHTWVGLFRNLTLTQIYTDHYWITFLHQGLTQMWSLAVEAAFYVALPALAYLLLVVLCRRQWRPGMLLGGLLALGLITPAWLVLVHTTDFLPDGAKLWLPAYLAWFVGGMILAALREMGVNGYALLCIPLALVCYFIASTPIAGAPTTAPSELREGLAKALFYAVIATLIVAPLALSNRGLYARAMASRPMVFLGEISYEIFLIHLVTMELAMVEILHFGIYTGSMFWLFVATMVVTVPLAWLLHRFTRVRS, from the coding sequence GTGTTTCGGCCGGATACGGCCGAGGGTGGCCTGGAGTCGGCGGGCCGCAGTCGGGTCGACTCCCTCACGGGCATTCGCGCCGTCGCGGCGATCCTGGTCGTCCTCACCCACGCGGCGTACACCACGGGCAAGTACACCCACGGCTACCTCGGGCTGGTCTACTCGCGCATGGAGATCGGCGTGCCGATCTTCTTCGTCCTGTCGGGATTCCTGTTGTTCAGCCCGTGGGTGCGTGCTGCCGCCCGCGGCGGCGCGTCGCCGTCGGTGTCGCGCTACGCCTGGCACCGCGTGCGGCGCATCATGCCTGCCTACGTCGTCACGGTGTTGGTGGCCTACGCGCTGTACCACTTCCGCATGGCGGGCCCCAATCCCGGGCACACGTGGGTGGGTCTGTTTCGCAACCTCACGCTGACGCAGATCTACACCGACCACTACTGGATCACGTTCCTGCACCAGGGATTGACGCAGATGTGGAGCCTGGCCGTGGAGGCTGCGTTCTACGTGGCGCTGCCAGCGTTGGCGTACCTGCTGCTGGTGGTGCTGTGCCGCAGGCAGTGGCGGCCCGGCATGTTGCTCGGCGGTCTGCTGGCACTCGGGTTGATCACGCCGGCGTGGCTGGTGCTGGTGCACACCACCGACTTCCTGCCCGACGGCGCAAAGCTTTGGCTCCCGGCCTATCTGGCGTGGTTCGTGGGCGGCATGATCCTGGCGGCACTGCGCGAGATGGGCGTCAACGGCTACGCGTTGTTGTGCATCCCGTTGGCGCTGGTGTGCTACTTCATCGCATCGACGCCGATCGCGGGGGCGCCGACGACCGCGCCGTCCGAACTGCGCGAGGGGCTGGCCAAAGCGCTGTTCTACGCCGTCATCGCCACGCTGATCGTGGCGCCGCTGGCGCTGTCCAATCGCGGGCTGTATGCCCGCGCGATGGCGAGTCGGCCGATGGTCTTCCTGGGTGAGATCTCCTACGAGATCTTCCTGATCCACCTCGTCACCATGGAGTTGGCGATGGTCGAGATCCTGCACTTCGGCATCTACACCGGGTCGATGTTCTGGTTGTTCGTCGCGACGATGGTCGTCACGGTGCCGCTGGCGTGGCTGCTGCACCGATTCACGCGCGTGCGTTCGTAG